GCTGACATCGGTAATTTTCTGGTAGGCCGTTTGCTGCCGTTCCGGAGCAAGCGCATGGTAGGGCCTTTCGCTTTTATTGATCACATGGGGCCCGCCAACCTGAACGAGTATCAGAATATTGATATCGGCCCGCATCCGCATATTGGCCTGTCGACGCTCACATACCTGTTTGAAGGTGCAATCATGCATCGGGACACGTTGGGGATGAAAGTGGAAATAGCACCCGGGCAAGTCAACTGGATGACGGCCGGAAAAGGTATCGTTCATTCGGAACGGACGCCGGAATACCTCCGGCATACCGATAAAAAGCTGCATGGTCTACAGATATGGGTTGCTCTGCCGAAGGATCTCGAACAAATGGAACCTACCTTTTTTCATGCCAATGCGGAAGATATCCCGACTTGGGAGCACGAGGGCTTACATTATAAGCTAATTGCCGGTTCGGTTTTCGGTAAACAGTCACCGGTGCCGGTTTACAGTGATCTTTATTTTTTTGAGATTAAAACGGAAAAACGGCAGACTATAAAAATTGGAGAGGAGCTGTTCGGTGAAACGGCCTTATACATTCTGGAAGGAACAGTGGAGAGCGAAGGGAACATTTATGAGCCTAAAAGGATACTGGTAGCCAAAAACAGTTCGCTTTGTGAGTTTGTGATGGAAGCCGGAACCACAGTATATATTTTCGGTGGAGAGCCGTTGCCGGAAGAACGGTTTATTTACTGGAATTTTGTTTCGTCTGATCCTGCTTTGATAGAACAGGCCAAGCTGAACTGGCAGGCAGGAAATTTTCCTGTCATTGACGGTGAAGGAGACCTGGTACCTTTGCCACCGGTGACACCGGGTTTGAAACCTAAAAATTAATACTGAACCGGCGCTTGTCCCCATGACTTATCTCGGGTAATAGCATTGAGAATATCTGAAGGTAATAGCATTCCGCCAGTT
This portion of the Dyadobacter sp. CECT 9275 genome encodes:
- a CDS encoding pirin family protein; amino-acid sequence: MSNISIIIEERPADIGNFLVGRLLPFRSKRMVGPFAFIDHMGPANLNEYQNIDIGPHPHIGLSTLTYLFEGAIMHRDTLGMKVEIAPGQVNWMTAGKGIVHSERTPEYLRHTDKKLHGLQIWVALPKDLEQMEPTFFHANAEDIPTWEHEGLHYKLIAGSVFGKQSPVPVYSDLYFFEIKTEKRQTIKIGEELFGETALYILEGTVESEGNIYEPKRILVAKNSSLCEFVMEAGTTVYIFGGEPLPEERFIYWNFVSSDPALIEQAKLNWQAGNFPVIDGEGDLVPLPPVTPGLKPKN